ACAGGAACCTGATCGCCCGACCGAACGCTCTCGTTTCGGACGGTCGGCAGACGAAGCTGTTCGTCGGCGACACCGTGCGCTACGTCAAGTCGATCCAGTCGAGCCAGAACGGCGTGACCGTCGTGACGGACGAGATCCAGGTCGGATCGCAGTTCGACATCAAGGCCCGCGTCGGCGACCAGGGCGCCATCGCCCTCGACCTGACCCAGAACTTCACGCTCCTTACCGGGTTCCTCGACGTGCCGAACGGCGGCAAGCTGCCTCAGACCAGCGACCGCATGAGCAGCATGTTCGTGAACATGAAGAGCGGCGAGACGATCGCGATCGGTGGACTGATCTTGGATCAGGACATCAAGAACTACTCGGGCATCCCTTGGCTCAAGGACCTTCCGATCATCGGCAGGCTCTTCGGCAAGACCTCGAACAGCCGGGTCCGCACGGAGATCGTGTTCTTCTTGACCGCGGTCGAGGTCACGGACCAGAACCGCCCGACGGCCGCGTCCCCGCGGACCGCTTCGGAGAGGTCTCCGGATCCGCTCGGCGACTATAAGAAGAGCATGGGCAACGGAAACGGCAAAGGCTGAGCCTGGCCCTTCCGGAAACACGACGGCCCGCCGCATCACGCGGCGGGCCGTCGTTCGTGAGCCCGCGCCGACCGATCGACGGTATCAATACCGGATCGGAGGACGACGACGGTCAGAACCGGGAGCGACCGGTACACTTTGACGACCAGACCGGTGTCCTATGCTCTGGAGTTTCTCAAGTCGCCTGGCCCTATTCGCCGCGGTTTGCGCGCCCGCATCGGCGCATGCCGACGAGCCGCTTTTCCTCGTGCCGAAATCAGCGGCCGTGACCGCGAAATCGGCCTCGTTCGATTTGAAGGCCGGGTACGGCCCGACTGCGGCGACGGTCGCATGGTCGGACAATCCGGTGCGTTGGGCCTTCGTCAAGACCGGGCTCGTCCAAGAGAACCGGGACACGGTCGACGAATGGCTCGACCCGCAGAAGGTCTTCAGTCCGCCGGTTCCGGCTCCAGGTGCGGTCTTGATCGGAATCGATTTTGAACCTCGGTTGGAAGACATAGGCGCGGCCGAGCTCGGGCGGCTCCTGGAAGAGGGACGCCCACCGCGATCGGCGACGGTCAAAGTCAGGCACTTCCGAACGGCGGTCGCGATCGTCCGGACCGCTTGGAACGTCGACGACGATCCCGCCTCGCACGTCGCCGTGGCCGAGTCAGGGCTTGCGGCCGAGATCCGGCCCCTTATGGACCCGACCCGCTTGCCGCCAGGCGCCGACATCAAGTTCGAAGTCGCGCAGAGAGGGCGTGAAGCCGACGACATCGAAATCGAAGCGACCCATTTCACGTCGGGCCGCAGAATGGAACTTTCGCATAAGGGCGTGGGCGGATTGAAGTTGAGTCCGGACAAGTCCGGAGCCTGGGGTCTTTCGTGTACGTTCGCACGTCCCCTGAAGAACGATCCGGAAGCCCAATACGCGGTCTATACCGCCACTCTCTGTTTCAGCGTCCCGGACCGGAAGGAGGCGGGTCGGTGAAGACCCTCACAGCGCTTGTCGCCGTTTCATTGGCTTCGTCCGTTTCCGCTCAGACCTGGCGCGAACTTGGGCCTTCGCCGATTTCCGGCGGGTTCACAGGCCGGGTCTCGGCGATCGCTTGTAGCGCGACCGACGCGAACAAGTATTTCGTGGGGGGTGCTGACGGAGGCGTCTGGCGAACGACGGACGGCGGGTCGCACTGGAAAAACGTCACCGACTTCACGGCGACGACGTCGGTCGGAGCCGTCGCTATCGACCCGACTGATGACAACGTGGTCTACGTGGGTACGGGCGAGGCCAACTATGCCAACCACAGCCGTTACGGCCAAGGGATCCTGAAGAGTACGGACGGCGGTGCGACGTGGACCTTGAACGGGGCCGGATCCTTCGCCGGGCGCACCGTCTCCAAAATCGTCATCAATCCGCAGAACACTCAAGTCCTCTATGCGGCGGTCGCAGCGGCGGGCGGGTTCCCTGAGAAAGCAGCGGCGAAAGGGCATCCTCAAAAGGACGGCCCATATGGGGTGTTCAAGTCGACCGATGGAGGAGTGAACTGGACGCAATTGGCAGGCGGGTTGCCGAACCAGGCCGCGACCGACCTTGCCCTTGTACCCAGCAGCCCGGACACGCTCTTCGCGGCCATCGGCCGTCCGTTCGGTGCGACCGAGAACGGCATCTATAAGTCGACGAACGGTGGCTCGACGTGGTCGAAACTGGCCGGAGGACTGCCGTCGGCGAACGTGGGGAGGATCTCGATCGCGACCGCGCCGACGGACGCGAACCGCGTCTACGCACTTTTCGTGAACAAGTGCGACGCTGCAGGGAACAACGGCTTCACGCTCGGCGGCTACAAGTCCGTCAACGGTGGAACGTCGTGGACGAGCGTGCCCGTCGGGGACTTCCAAGCGACGTACGGCTGGTACCTCTGTGCTGTCGGCGTGAGTCCGACGAACGCCGACACGGCCGTCTTCGCCGGCTACGACCTGATGCGGACGACGAACGGCGGGACGACGTTCTCGTTCATCACGCCGCAGCACGTGGACAACCATGCCGTAGCCTGGGACGCTTCAGGGCGGCTCTTGGCCGGGTGCGACGGAGGCTTCTTCCGATCGACGAACAACGGCTCGTCCTGGACGAACTTCAATGCAGGGCTGGGCATCACGCAGTTCTATGCGGCGATTTCGCTGAGCCCTGTCAACAAGTTCCTTGTTTTGGGAGGCTTGCAGGACAACGGTACGGTGCAAAGGAGCACCGACACCAAGACCTGGGGCAATTACATCGGCGGAGACGGCGGCTATACGGCGATCGATCCGAACCTCCCTTCGCGCGAATTCGGTCAGTTCCAAGGTGCGGGCAACATCTACCGTTCCACGAACTCGGGAGGGACATGGAACGCCGCCGGAAGTGGGATCAACGGTGGAGACCGGGCCGCCTTTTTCACGCCTATCGAGGTCGACCCCACTACGTCCAGCCGCATTCTGCTCGGGACGCACCGCGTCTACCGCAGTACGAACGGCGGCACGTCATGGTCGGCGATCAGTGCCGACGTGACCAACGGTTCTGGTGCGATCCGGGCCCTTGCGATTTCTAAGTCGAACCCGAGCGTCGTCTGGCTCGCGACGACCGACGGGAACGTCAGTCGGTCGATCGACGGCGGCGCCACGTTCACGAAGAAGCTGACCAACGTGCCGGGCTGGCCCAGGACGACCCGGGAGATCAGTATCGATCCGACGAACGAGAACACCGTCTATCTGGCGGTCTCCAACTTTGGGACGGACCAGGTCCGCAAGACGACGGACGGGGGTACGACTTGGACACCGATCGATGGCGACCTGCCGGATGTCCCCGTGAACGTCGTCGAAATCGACCGGCGGCTGGGGACGGTCGTCCTGTACGCCGGAACGGACGCAGGGGTCTACAGGTCTTCGGACGGTGGCTCGCACTGGACGCGCTTCGGGAACGGGATGCCGCATTGCGCCGTCATCGACCTCAGGTTGGACGCGGTCAACAACAGGTTGGTCGCCGCGACCCAAGGCCGGGGCGCCTGGGAGATCCTGTTGATCACGCACGACGATCCGAGCCAGGAGTAAAGTCAAGGCCGTCCTCACAATTTCCAAACACGGGGCGGCCAAACTCGCTCACGGAAGAAGCCCTGCTTCTTCGTTGGAGGAGAACCGAAGATGAGGATCCGAACCGTCGTGATCGGCGCGTTCGCAGCCGTTCCGTGGTTGCTGAACGCCATGCCCGTGCAAGACCTGGGACACGTTCCGAGGTTGCCAGGCTCGCCCTATCGGTACGCCGACGCCAGTCAACCGTATCCGCGCTATTTTTGGGACCCGAACGTCTTGGGGAGCGTAGCGCCTGCAGACAACACGCCCGCCGACAATCCGGTCACGGACGCTGGGGCGGCGCTCGGCCGAGTGCTTTTCTACGATACACGACTCTCGAGGAACTTCACGGTCTCCTGCGGCTCGTGCCACCGCCAGTCTCACGGGTTCTCAGACCCTGCCAGGTTCAGCACCGGCCTTTACGGCGGACTGACGCCCCGCCATTCGATGGGGATCACCAATTCGCGGTACTACGTCAACGGCCGGTTCTTCTGGGACGAACGGGCCGCGAGTCTTGAAGAACAAGTGCTCCAGCCGATCCAGAACAGCGTCGAGATGGACATGACGCTCGGTGAAGCGGTCCAGCGCGTCCAGGCCGCGCCCTATTACGGGAAGCTGTTCAAGGACGCTTTCGGTGACGCACAGGTCACGACCGGACGGATCAGCAAGGCGCTCGCGCAGTTCGTCCGCTCGATCGTGTCGTACCGTTCCAAGTTCGATTCGGCGATCGACGCTAACGGGGTGCCTCACTTCGATACGGTGTTCACGCAACAGGAATTCTTGGGGATGAGGCTGTTCCAACCCGTCCCCGGGTTCCCCAACATCGCCCGAGGATGTGACCGGTGCCACTCGCTGACGGCCCAGATCAGCGACCGGGCCCGGAACAACGGACTCGACCTCGTCACGCCAGGCGGTGGCCGGTTCAAGTCCCCATCGCTGAGGAACGCGGCCCTTCGGGCGCCTTACATGCACGACGGACGGTTTCCCGACCTGCGGGCGGTCGTCCAGTTCTACAATGCGGGCGTCCAAGACAATCCGGACCTGGATCCCATCCTTCGCGACCCGCAGGGGCGTGTCCGGAGGCTGAACATGACGCCTCAGGAAATCGACGCCATGGTCGCTTTCTTGCGGACGTTGTCCGACCAGAGCTTGGCCGTTGACAAGCGCTTCAGCGACCCGTTCGTCAAGATCGCTCCCGTCTCGCCCTAGGCGACCGTCGCCGGGGCACGGAACCCGTGCCCCGGCAGTTGTTCAAGAACGCCGCTTGGACCGTCTGGTCACGACCGGAGCGAGGCCGAAGAGGACGAGAAGGGCGGTGCTCGGCTCAGGAACGACCGTTAACGTGACCGTCGCTAAGTGAGTCGCGTCGCTCCATGACGGCATCTCGGTCCAAGAGTCGCCCTTGCCGGCCTCGATGCCTCGGTGGAAACCGATCACGTCGTACTCTAAGGGGTTACCAAGGCCCCCGCGAAAGGGCAAATCGATCCCGTTCTGGGTATTGACTTCCGTGCCGGCGTCCCAGACCCGGGATCCGGTGACTTCGAGCGTCCATCCAGCGGCGACGCCGTTCTGATAGAGGTGGAGGTTTCCTGTGGAGGCGCTTTCGCCGATGAAACCGTCGTTCGTCTTGCCGAGCATCGTCGCGAACGAAAAGTGGTCGTGGAAGGCGTCGGCTTCGAAGAACACCGAGCGTGTCTCCATCGAACGCTGGGGCGACGATCCGATGATTCCGAAGGACGTGACACTGCCTCGCGACAGTCCCGCAAGCCGGGCCATCGTACGGGCGTCACCCGCTTCGGCGATGTCCTTGATCCCGGCTGATGCGGCTTCCCCCTCGGTGAAGATGTCCCAGTCGGCGGTGCCCGCCGAAAAGAAGACCGGACTCAGAGGTTGGGGCCCGTGGTTCGTGACCGTGAGTTTGAAAGTGTCCGCGCTCGATGCGACGGCGCAAGCGATGAAAGTGAGTGATGCCAGTCGGCGGAAAGTGTTCATTGTTCACTCCGATCAGGGGCCCAGTGACCCCCACTTCCCAAGAGCGCCGCCTCAAGGTCGAACGTGTCACGGAAGCGCCCGCGAAGCAGAAACTGAGTCCCATTGCCTGTCGGTGTCCGTCGAGGGCGTAGGGTCCACACCGGCCGAACGCGTCGCTTGGACGTTGCATCCACGCCGTGGGGCGGGTGATAATGCACCCGTATGTCAACTAAAGGGATCTTCCGAACGGCAGTGACAGCGTTCCTGAGTGCTCCGCTCGTCGCTGTCGCCTGCCCGTTCTGCGGTCAAGTCCGGAACAGCATCGTCGGCGACGTCATGGACATGGGCAACGGTACCGTCCGGACTTGGGTGCGCCTCGATAAGGACAAGAAGCCCGAGGCGATCGGCATCACGTTCACCGCGACGGCCCTGGAGGGGCTGCCGACGGAAAAGCCCGACAACGGCGAAGACGGCTATGAGTTCACGTTGAAGCTTCCCAAGGAGGCTTCGATGCTACCGTTCGACCATGTGGCCGTCGACTGGAACCCGAAGAGTCACATTCCTGCACCGATCTACACCGTCCCGCACTTCGATTTCCACTTTTACATGATCTCGCCGAAGGACCGGATGAAGATCACCGCGAAGGGCGAAGACCTCAAGAAGTGCCAGACGAAGCCGGACGCTGCTTACCTGCCGAAGGACTTCATGTACGCCCCGGAAAGCGAGATCGCCTTCATGGGATCGCACTGGGTCGACGTCAAGACGCCGGAGCTCCATGGCAGCCCCTTCACCCAGACCTTCATCTATGGGACGTACGACGGCAAAGTCGTCTTCATCGAGCCGATGGTCACGATGGAATACCTGAAGTCAAGTCCTGACGTGTCGATCGACTTGCCCCAGCCCGAAAAGTTCGCGTTCAAGGGCAAGGCCTTTCCGACCAAGTACCACATCGCCTTTGACAAGAAGCGACAAGAGTACATGATCGTGTTCAGCGGCTTTATCAAGCGCTGATCCGACGCCCCGTCCTGAAAGGGGTTCTCAGTATAAAGACCTTGGCTGCGGAGCGGTATGACGGCCGTCATACCGCTCCGGTCGCGGAGACCGTATGCTCCAAACGGCCTTCGTGCCAAGGGACTTAAGGTGAGAAACAGCTTTGCGGCCATCGTCGGCCTACTCGGCACCGTCCTTCTCTTCGCGGCCGGATCAGGCGTCGTTTCGACGCCGGTGAAAGCAGAAGCCAAGGCGGCGACCGCTTCCAACCATCGCAGTGCCGGACAGGACAGCGCGTGCGTCAAGTGTCACGAGAAGACGACGCCAAAGATCGTCACGGACTGGAGGATCAGCAAGCATAGCGGCGTGCCCGTCGACTGCTCCGACTGTCACGGCAGCGAACACAAGACCGTTGCCGACGCCGCCAATGCCAAAATCCCGACTCCGCAGACGTGCGCCAAGTGCCATGGCGAGCAGGTCGAGCAGTTCATGGAGGGCAAGCATTCGAAGGCTTGGACCGTCATGAAAGCCATGCCGACGACGCACTATCAGCCGATGATGCTCACGGAAGGCCTGAAGGGCTGCGGCGGATGCCACAAGATCGGGGTGAAGTCCGAAGCGGACATTAAGGAGATGTCGAAGAGCGGGTCGACGATCTTCGGGCTCTCGAGTTGCGACAGTTGCCACACCCGGCACACGTTCTCGGTCAAGGAGGCCAAGCAGCCGCAGGCCTGCCAGACGTGCCATATGGGGTTCGACCATCCTCAGTGGGAGATGTACTCGGCGAGCAAGCACGGGGTCCGCAACGGCCTCAAACAGAACGGCCAGCTCCCAGAGGACACGGCCGCTCCGACCTGCCAGACCTGCCATATGGACGAAGGCCATCATGGCGTCAAAACCGCTTGGGGCTTCCTCGCCGTCCGGTTGCCGTTACCTGAAGACAAAGAGTGGGCGGCCGACCAAGTCACCATCCTGCAAGGCCTGGGCGTCCTCGATCCCACCGGAAAGCCGACGGCCCGTCTCGATGCCGTGAAGGCGGTCGACGCGGCTCGTCTCACCCAAGAAGAGTGGCAGGTCCAGCGGGACAAGATGATCCGCATCTGCTCGAAATGCCACTCGCAAAACTTTGCGAAGGGCGAACTCGAGAAGGGCGACCGCATGATCCGGGAAGCGGACAAACTGATGGCGGAGGGCGTCAGAATCGTCGCGGGCCTGTACAATGACGGGATCATTCCCAAGCCCGAAAACTACGCGGCCGCATTCCCAGACCTGCTCGCGTTCCACGACTCGCCGACACCGATCGAGCAGAAACTGTGGACGATGTTCCTCGAACACCGCATGCGGACGTTCCAGGGCACGTACCACGCGAACCCCGACTATGCGCTCTGGTACGGATGGAGCGCGATGAAGACGGACATCGTCGAGATCCGGGGGCTCGAAAAGGACATGCGGGAGAAGTCGAAGAAGGGCTAACTGGAAGAAAGTCCCGCCTATGACGGCGGTCATGTCCCGTGGCCCGGCAGAAGTCGATCATGGGACTATGGCCGCCAGTGGCGTTCCCCGTTTCTCACAGGCCAGTCGATGGGCGCAAAACGCCCGATCTGGGTCGTGCGCGAAGGTCGAGGTCTTCAGACCGTTCTTCGTCTGCGGTATCACGACGGTCCTCACCGCCGGGTGCCTGCTCGGAGCCCTCGCGCTGTACGGAATCTCGGTCCAAGGCACCTATCTGGCGAGCGCTTGGACGCCCTACGTCCTCGCCCATGCGAATTCCCAGCTCTACGGCTGGGTCGGGTTCTTCGTCATGGGCTTCTCGCTCCAACTGCACGCACCTAGGGTCTCAAGGGAACGGTTGTTCCATCTCCTTGCATGGGCGACGCTCGGTCTGATGTCTCTCGGCGTCTTGCTCCGGTTTGTGGCCGAACCTCTAGCCCAGGAGGGAGCACCCCGGGCGGTCGCCCTTGGCGTCCTGTCCGGCTGGCTGCAGTTCGCAGCCGTCGGTTTGTTCCTGATCAACACTTCGGTCACCCGGTACCGACCCCGTATCCAGGACGGTACGGCAAGCCTCGCACTCGTCCAGGGCGGCGAAACGCTCGGTCCGAAGAAGCCGATGACGTGGCCGACCCTTTTCGTCTTCTTCTCCCTCGGGTGCCTCTTGGCCGTTTCCGCGGCTGAACCCTTCGTGTTCGCCCTTTCCCACCAACCGGACAAGAGGGCATCTGTCCTCTTTGTCGCCGAGTGGTTCCCGCCGCTTCGTGAGACCCAGTTCCTCGGATTCGTCGCTTCGATGGTGTTCGGTGTCGGCCTGTCCCGGTTCCGTGAGGTCTTCGGAACCGTCGAAGCCCGCCAAGGGCCAGGATTGGCCGGCTTCGTCATGTGGACGGTCGGACTGGTCGCCCGAGACCTTGGATGGCTCAGCGCGTTCCGGAACGGGCTCCAGCCGGGATCGGGCGTGCTCTATGCGCTTGGCGGCACGTTGCTTTGCGTCGGAGCTCTGTTGGTCACCTACTCGGCGGGAGTCTTCGACCCCTTCCGTGGCCCGTTGCGGACCCATAAGTTCTTGCGGGCCGCCTTTGGATGGCTGTTGGTCGCAGGATTCATGATGGTCGTGGAGCCCCTCTATCTTAAGGTCTTGGGGCAGCCGTTCTCCCACGCTTACACCGGCGCCGTGCGACATGCTGTTACGGTCGGCTTCCTTTCTCAGACCATCATCGCGTTCAGTTCCACGATGGTGCCGAACATGGCCGGACTCGACCAGAGGAAACTGTCGCCCCTATGGCCGACGTTCGTCCTCCTGAACGTCGGTAACGCGGCGAGGGTCTTCCTCGAAGTCGGCACGGACTTCGGCCATTGGGCTTTCCGTCCGATGGGTTGGACCGGTTTCGTCGAATTGACCGGGCTCGTGCTTTGGGCCGTTCCCATGCTGTCCTTACTCGTCAAGTTCCGCTCCAAGGCGGTAGCCTTCGGAGTGTGAGGTTTGAGTGAGCGGTCCGGCAGGTGCGCCGGACAAACCGTCGGTAATGGGCGTCGTGGCTTCTTGCTCGGCGCTCGACCCGTTATCGGACACAGAACGGGAGGCGCTGGCAAGAAGCTGCTTCATGTCCTACGCGGGCCGAGGCGAACTGATCTGGCTCGCCGGATCCCCGATCCAGTTCGCGGCCGTGATCGGAAGCGGTTTCATCAAGATGACGAGGACGACGCCACAAGGGAACGAGGTCGCAGTCGAACTTCTCGGACCGGGCCAATGCCTGGGCTTGATGGTGCTCCTCGAAGGACGGACGTATCCTTTGAACGCCGTCGCCGTCACCGACTGCTGGTACCTCAAGGTTCCCTCCCGGGCGTTCCTCGACCTCTATGATGCGAACCCCGGCCTCAGGGACACGATGTTCCGCTCGCTGGCGCCCCGGTTGCGGCGGGCGCACGAAATGATGGCGCGCATGACGTCGGACAAAGTCGAACAGCGGGTTGCGGCGATCCTCTTGATCTTGCTCGACTCGTACGGCCGCGAATCGGACCGAGGCGTCACGCTGACGGTACCGTTGACGCGTCAAGACCTCTCCGAGATGGCGGGAACGACGGTCGAATCGACGATCCGCGTCATGAGCCGTTGGCAGAAGGAGGGCGCCGTTACGACGGACAAGCAGTGGATCACGGTCTTGGACCTGGCGTCCCTTGAGTCGCTTCTGGCCGATTGACGTCGCCATGTGCCGACAACGGGCACTGAGATGCTTCCTGATGCACTTGCGACGGTCGCGAAGGCCCTTGCCTTGACCGTCGTTCGAAGGGACGACTTGGTGCGCCAGGAAAGGTCGATATCATGAAGGCGTGCCGGCAGAAAAGCCAGGCCGCCGCGGACCGAACGTCCGCCCTTCGGCGCCGGCCTGCCTCCGCAAGCGAACGCGGAGCACAAGGCGCGACCCTGAAGGCCGTCGACCCGCCCGATGCCCGGCACGGGAAGGACAAGACAATGACACCTAAGACTCCGAGTTCGACGCTGACTCCGATCGAGCGGTTGAGCAGCCTCATCGAGGACGTGTTCCCCGCATCCACGATGCCGCGCGGAACATGGAACCCGGCGGTGGACATCAAGGAGAACGAGAAGGAATTCGTGATCCAAGCCGAGCTTCCCGGAATGAACAGGGAAGACTTGGACGTGCATCTCACGGGCGACACGCTGGTGATCCAGGGCAAACGCCAAGAGGTCAAAGAGGAGACGTCCGAAGGCTATGTCCGCAGGGAGCGGACGTTCGGCACGTTCTACCGCTCGTTCCGACTCGAAGACAAGGTCGATCCACAGCAGATCGGTGCCGAATACAGAGACGGCGTCCTGAATGTGAGGATCCCGAAGGTCCGGCAGCCGGACCCGCAACGGATCGCGGTCAAATAGACCTGCGGAGCGCCCGTCCGGTACGACGAGAGCGAGAGGCGGCTGCCTCTCGCTCTCGTCGTATCCGTCGGTCGGTCAGACTTAGACGGCTGCGAGCTTCTTCGCTTTTTCGTTGACGTCGTCCAGTCCGCCGCAGTAGAGGAAGGCCTGCTCCGGGATATGGTCGAGGTTGCCCGAACACAGTTCCTTGAACGCGGCCACGGTCTCGTCGATCGTGACGTACCGTCCCGGGTTGCCCGTGAACTGCTCAGCGACGAAGTTCGGCTGGCTCATGAAGCGCTCGATCTTGCGGGCGCGGGCGACGACCGTCTTGTCGTCGTCGGAGAGCTCGTCGATGCCGAGGATCGCGATGATGTCCTGAAGCTCTTTGTAGCGCTGCAGTGTCTGTTGCACCTGTCGGGCCACGGCATAGTGTTCGTCACCGACGACGCGCGGGTCGAGGTTCTTCGACGTCGAGCTGAGCGGGTCGACGGCCGGATAAAGGCCCTTCGAAGCGATCGAACGTTCGAGATAGACGTAGGCGTCAAGGTGGCTGAAGGTCGTGGCGGGAGCGGGGTCGGAGGGGTCGTCGGCCGGGACGTAGACCGCTTGGACCGAGGTGACCGAGCCTTTGTTCGTCGACGTGATGCGCTCCTGAAGGAAGCCCATCTCCGTCGCCAGAGTCGGCTGGTAGCCGACCGCGCTGGGCATACGACCGAGAAGCGCGGACACTTCGGAGCCGGCCTGGACGAAGCGGAAAATGTTGTCGACGAAGATCAAGACGTCGCTTCCGACTTCGTCACGGAAGTACTCCGCCATCGTAAGGGCCGTGAGGGCGACGCGGAGGCGGGCTCCGGGCGGCTCGTTCATCTGGCCGAAGACCATGGCGGTCTTGTCGATGACGCGCTTTGTGGATCCGTCCGTGTCCTTGAAGGTGGTCTCCTTCATTTCGCGCCAGAGGTCGTTCCCTTCACGGGTCCGTTCACCGACGCCTGCGAACATGGAAACGCCCGAGGCCTCGACCGCGATGTTGCGGATGAGTTCCTGGATCAAGACCGTC
This genomic window from Armatimonadota bacterium contains:
- the atpD gene encoding F0F1 ATP synthase subunit beta, which produces MASAGTVVQVTGPVVDCRFPTNNLPEIYNAIEIKDEKNGIDLTCEVAQHLGDDMVRCVALSSTDGLLRGLSATDLGAPISVPVGECTLGRVFNLLGKPIDNAGPVDAPKTLPIHRTPPSFAEQSVKVELLQTGLKVIDLLIPFNKGGKIGLFGGAGLGKTVLIQELIRNIAVEASGVSMFAGVGERTREGNDLWREMKETTFKDTDGSTKRVIDKTAMVFGQMNEPPGARLRVALTALTMAEYFRDEVGSDVLIFVDNIFRFVQAGSEVSALLGRMPSAVGYQPTLATEMGFLQERITSTNKGSVTSVQAVYVPADDPSDPAPATTFSHLDAYVYLERSIASKGLYPAVDPLSSTSKNLDPRVVGDEHYAVARQVQQTLQRYKELQDIIAILGIDELSDDDKTVVARARKIERFMSQPNFVAEQFTGNPGRYVTIDETVAAFKELCSGNLDHIPEQAFLYCGGLDDVNEKAKKLAAV
- a CDS encoding c-type cytochrome, whose protein sequence is MRIRTVVIGAFAAVPWLLNAMPVQDLGHVPRLPGSPYRYADASQPYPRYFWDPNVLGSVAPADNTPADNPVTDAGAALGRVLFYDTRLSRNFTVSCGSCHRQSHGFSDPARFSTGLYGGLTPRHSMGITNSRYYVNGRFFWDERAASLEEQVLQPIQNSVEMDMTLGEAVQRVQAAPYYGKLFKDAFGDAQVTTGRISKALAQFVRSIVSYRSKFDSAIDANGVPHFDTVFTQQEFLGMRLFQPVPGFPNIARGCDRCHSLTAQISDRARNNGLDLVTPGGGRFKSPSLRNAALRAPYMHDGRFPDLRAVVQFYNAGVQDNPDLDPILRDPQGRVRRLNMTPQEIDAMVAFLRTLSDQSLAVDKRFSDPFVKIAPVSP
- a CDS encoding Hsp20/alpha crystallin family protein translates to MTPKTPSSTLTPIERLSSLIEDVFPASTMPRGTWNPAVDIKENEKEFVIQAELPGMNREDLDVHLTGDTLVIQGKRQEVKEETSEGYVRRERTFGTFYRSFRLEDKVDPQQIGAEYRDGVLNVRIPKVRQPDPQRIAVK
- a CDS encoding Crp/Fnr family transcriptional regulator, which translates into the protein MSYAGRGELIWLAGSPIQFAAVIGSGFIKMTRTTPQGNEVAVELLGPGQCLGLMVLLEGRTYPLNAVAVTDCWYLKVPSRAFLDLYDANPGLRDTMFRSLAPRLRRAHEMMARMTSDKVEQRVAAILLILLDSYGRESDRGVTLTVPLTRQDLSEMAGTTVESTIRVMSRWQKEGAVTTDKQWITVLDLASLESLLAD
- a CDS encoding DUF5602 domain-containing protein, which translates into the protein MSTKGIFRTAVTAFLSAPLVAVACPFCGQVRNSIVGDVMDMGNGTVRTWVRLDKDKKPEAIGITFTATALEGLPTEKPDNGEDGYEFTLKLPKEASMLPFDHVAVDWNPKSHIPAPIYTVPHFDFHFYMISPKDRMKITAKGEDLKKCQTKPDAAYLPKDFMYAPESEIAFMGSHWVDVKTPELHGSPFTQTFIYGTYDGKVVFIEPMVTMEYLKSSPDVSIDLPQPEKFAFKGKAFPTKYHIAFDKKRQEYMIVFSGFIKR
- a CDS encoding spondin domain-containing protein; translation: MNTFRRLASLTFIACAVASSADTFKLTVTNHGPQPLSPVFFSAGTADWDIFTEGEAASAGIKDIAEAGDARTMARLAGLSRGSVTSFGIIGSSPQRSMETRSVFFEADAFHDHFSFATMLGKTNDGFIGESASTGNLHLYQNGVAAGWTLEVTGSRVWDAGTEVNTQNGIDLPFRGGLGNPLEYDVIGFHRGIEAGKGDSWTEMPSWSDATHLATVTLTVVPEPSTALLVLFGLAPVVTRRSKRRS
- a CDS encoding cytochrome C, which encodes MTAVIPLRSRRPYAPNGLRAKGLKVRNSFAAIVGLLGTVLLFAAGSGVVSTPVKAEAKAATASNHRSAGQDSACVKCHEKTTPKIVTDWRISKHSGVPVDCSDCHGSEHKTVADAANAKIPTPQTCAKCHGEQVEQFMEGKHSKAWTVMKAMPTTHYQPMMLTEGLKGCGGCHKIGVKSEADIKEMSKSGSTIFGLSSCDSCHTRHTFSVKEAKQPQACQTCHMGFDHPQWEMYSASKHGVRNGLKQNGQLPEDTAAPTCQTCHMDEGHHGVKTAWGFLAVRLPLPEDKEWAADQVTILQGLGVLDPTGKPTARLDAVKAVDAARLTQEEWQVQRDKMIRICSKCHSQNFAKGELEKGDRMIREADKLMAEGVRIVAGLYNDGIIPKPENYAAAFPDLLAFHDSPTPIEQKLWTMFLEHRMRTFQGTYHANPDYALWYGWSAMKTDIVEIRGLEKDMREKSKKG